In Bacillus cytotoxicus NVH 391-98, the following are encoded in one genomic region:
- a CDS encoding FMN-dependent NADH-azoreductase, whose amino-acid sequence MGVFRSLFGKKEEMKKVEETKTMSKVLFVKANDRPADQAISSKMYETFVSTYKVANPNTEVAELDLYELNLPYYGNDAIAGGYKRSQGLELTVEEEKAVATVDKYLNQFLEAEKVVFAFPLWNFTVPAPLVTYISYLSQAGKTFKYTENGPVGLAGEKKVAVLGARGSDYSSEPMASMEMAVNYVTTVLGFWGITNPETVVIEGHNQYPDRSQQIVEEGLEKVKKVAATF is encoded by the coding sequence ATGGGGGTATTTCGTTCATTATTTGGTAAGAAAGAAGAAATGAAAAAAGTAGAGGAGACAAAAACAATGTCAAAAGTATTATTTGTGAAAGCAAATGACCGTCCTGCAGATCAAGCAATTAGTTCAAAAATGTATGAAACATTTGTAAGCACGTATAAGGTAGCAAATCCGAATACAGAAGTGGCAGAGTTAGATTTATATGAATTGAATCTTCCATATTACGGAAATGATGCGATTGCAGGTGGGTATAAACGTAGTCAAGGACTAGAATTAACAGTAGAAGAAGAGAAAGCTGTTGCGACAGTTGATAAATATTTAAATCAATTTTTAGAAGCGGAAAAAGTTGTATTTGCCTTCCCATTATGGAACTTTACAGTACCAGCACCATTAGTTACGTATATTTCATACCTTTCTCAAGCTGGAAAAACATTTAAATATACAGAAAATGGTCCAGTAGGATTAGCTGGTGAGAAGAAAGTAGCTGTACTAGGTGCTCGTGGTTCTGATTACTCTTCTGAGCCAATGGCTTCTATGGAAATGGCTGTGAACTATGTGACAACTGTACTTGGATTCTGGGGCATTACAAATCCAGAGACAGTAGTAATTGAAGGGCATAATCAATATCCAGATCGCTCACAGCAAATTGTTGAAGAAGGATTAGAAAAAGTTAAGAAAGTAGCTGCAACATTTTAA
- the betB gene encoding betaine-aldehyde dehydrogenase, with protein MSLKTMYINGEWVESISGKTRNIINPFNQEIIATVTEGDKEDAKLAIKAARAAFDQGDWASTPANERGELVQKIAELIRRDKEELAKLETLDTGKTLIESQADMDDIVNVFQYFAGLADKYGGEIISSPIPNSQSRIVREPVGVCAQITPWNYPLLQATWKIAPALAAGNTIIVKPSEITPLTTIKVFELMEEAGVPNGVANLVLGPGSTVGSELSSNLDVDFLSFTGGIETGKRIMQAASSNVKKIALELGGKNPNIVFADADFEVAVDQALNAIFYHAGQVCSAGARLLVEESIHDEFLQAVVNRAKNIKLGNGFDKDTQCGPLISMEHRAKVERYVEIGKQEGAQLVLGGERPEDPELQNGFFYKPTIFANCHSQMRIVQEEVFGPVLTVEPFKTTEEVLQLANDTIYGLAGAVWSKDIEKAEFVASRLRMGTVWINDFHPYFAQAPWGGYKQSGFGRELGSNGLEEYTEIKHIYRNTKPEAINWFK; from the coding sequence ATGTCTCTAAAAACAATGTATATAAACGGAGAGTGGGTAGAGTCCATTTCTGGAAAAACGAGAAACATCATCAATCCCTTTAATCAAGAAATCATTGCAACTGTAACTGAGGGAGACAAAGAGGATGCCAAGCTCGCGATTAAAGCGGCACGTGCAGCATTCGATCAAGGTGATTGGGCCAGTACGCCTGCGAATGAACGCGGAGAACTTGTTCAAAAGATTGCGGAGCTCATTCGCCGAGATAAAGAAGAATTGGCTAAGCTAGAAACCTTAGATACAGGAAAAACATTAATTGAAAGCCAAGCGGACATGGATGACATCGTCAATGTATTTCAATACTTTGCAGGTCTCGCTGATAAGTATGGCGGAGAGATTATCTCTTCTCCTATTCCTAATTCTCAAAGCCGAATTGTTCGTGAACCTGTTGGAGTTTGTGCTCAAATCACACCGTGGAATTATCCTTTACTTCAAGCAACATGGAAAATTGCGCCTGCGCTAGCTGCAGGAAATACAATTATTGTGAAACCGAGTGAAATTACGCCACTAACGACTATAAAAGTATTTGAATTAATGGAAGAGGCTGGTGTGCCAAACGGAGTAGCTAATTTAGTATTAGGTCCTGGATCGACAGTAGGTTCAGAATTATCTAGTAATCTAGATGTCGATTTTCTTTCTTTTACTGGAGGGATTGAAACAGGGAAGAGAATTATGCAAGCGGCTAGCAGTAATGTAAAGAAAATTGCACTTGAACTCGGCGGGAAAAACCCGAATATTGTATTTGCGGACGCAGATTTTGAAGTAGCAGTAGATCAAGCGCTCAACGCAATTTTTTATCATGCTGGCCAAGTGTGTTCAGCGGGAGCACGCTTACTAGTTGAAGAAAGTATTCACGATGAATTTTTACAAGCTGTTGTTAACCGTGCAAAAAATATAAAATTAGGAAACGGATTTGATAAAGATACGCAATGTGGCCCTCTTATCTCAATGGAACATCGTGCGAAAGTAGAAAGATATGTAGAAATTGGAAAGCAAGAGGGAGCACAATTAGTTCTTGGCGGGGAACGTCCAGAAGATCCAGAACTTCAAAATGGATTCTTTTATAAACCGACAATTTTTGCAAACTGCCATTCACAAATGCGAATTGTTCAAGAGGAAGTGTTTGGACCAGTTTTAACGGTGGAGCCTTTTAAAACAACAGAAGAAGTTCTACAACTTGCGAATGATACGATTTATGGGCTAGCAGGAGCTGTATGGTCAAAAGATATTGAGAAAGCTGAGTTTGTTGCTTCACGTCTTCGAATGGGAACGGTTTGGATTAATGATTTCCATCCATATTTTGCTCAAGCACCTTGGGGCGGGTATAAACAATCTGGTTTTGGACGTGAATTAGGAAGCAACGGGCTGGAAGAATATACTGAAATCAAACATATTTATCGAAATACGAAACCGGAAGCAATTAACTGGTTTAAATAA
- the cudC gene encoding choline uptake/conversion transcriptional regulator CudC, giving the protein MDDKGYEAIEKAKTFVIDSIAETMDLYGVTRSAGTLYGTMYFEDDMNLDEMRERLGMSKPSMSTSVKKLQDFDIVKMTFTKGSRKHTYVAEKDFFKFFTHFFSHKWEREVKINLNALGKSQKILREVMNNQEESEEIKAHAKQIYEQLEESRAYYKWLQKLVDSIKDESIFELIPIEDKS; this is encoded by the coding sequence ATGGACGATAAAGGATATGAGGCTATTGAAAAGGCAAAAACATTCGTAATTGATTCAATTGCTGAAACAATGGATCTGTATGGAGTTACACGAAGTGCAGGAACATTATATGGAACCATGTACTTTGAAGATGATATGAATTTAGATGAAATGCGTGAACGACTAGGAATGAGTAAACCTAGTATGAGCACAAGTGTAAAAAAGCTACAAGACTTTGATATTGTCAAAATGACCTTTACTAAAGGGAGTAGAAAGCATACTTATGTAGCCGAAAAAGACTTTTTTAAATTTTTCACTCATTTCTTTTCTCATAAATGGGAAAGAGAGGTAAAGATAAATTTGAACGCATTAGGAAAGTCTCAAAAAATATTGAGAGAAGTGATGAATAATCAGGAAGAGTCAGAAGAAATCAAAGCCCATGCAAAGCAGATTTATGAGCAATTAGAAGAATCGCGTGCTTATTATAAATGGCTACAAAAATTAGTAGATTCTATAAAAGATGAGAGTATTTTCGAATTGATTCCTATAGAAGATAAATCGTGA
- a CDS encoding iron-containing alcohol dehydrogenase produces the protein MSLNMKVEQMYKFHQFEVPTAIKHGIGSIRHIGKEVKNLGVSKVLLVTDPGIFNAGVVDPVMKYLREENVEVVIFHKVEPNPPVRLVAEGSALYKKEGCDGLVAVGGGSSMDTAKAIGVEATHEGSILEYEAAEGKKPLENRIPPLTTIPTTAGTGSEVTQWAVITDEEREFKFNTGGPLIAAHLTIIDPELHISMPPHVTAMTGVDALAHAIECYTMKYAQPITDAVALMAIEYASKYIYRAFADGEDLEARYGMAQAAMLAGLSYGSESAGAAHAMSQTLGGIIPVAHGQCVAAMMGPVMEFNWKGNPEKFARIAQAVGINTHELSTEDAAKAAVNWMYDLVENLEIPTLEKQGVPADMIERLAKEAMKDPQTVGNPRDLTVKDYEWIYKRCFNLVPKTV, from the coding sequence ATGAGTTTAAATATGAAAGTTGAACAGATGTATAAGTTCCATCAATTTGAGGTGCCTACAGCGATTAAGCATGGAATTGGATCTATTCGCCATATAGGAAAAGAAGTCAAAAATTTAGGTGTATCAAAAGTATTGCTTGTCACAGATCCTGGAATTTTTAACGCAGGTGTTGTTGATCCTGTTATGAAATATTTAAGGGAAGAAAATGTAGAGGTAGTTATATTTCATAAGGTTGAACCGAATCCGCCAGTACGTTTAGTTGCTGAAGGATCTGCTCTTTACAAAAAAGAAGGCTGCGATGGGCTCGTTGCAGTCGGTGGTGGTAGTTCAATGGATACAGCAAAAGCGATTGGGGTGGAAGCAACACATGAAGGATCTATCTTAGAATATGAGGCAGCGGAAGGGAAAAAACCACTTGAGAATCGAATTCCACCATTGACAACTATTCCAACTACAGCTGGAACAGGCTCCGAAGTAACGCAATGGGCTGTAATTACAGATGAAGAGCGAGAATTTAAATTTAATACAGGGGGACCACTTATCGCTGCACATCTGACCATTATTGATCCTGAATTACATATATCTATGCCACCACATGTAACAGCTATGACAGGTGTTGATGCTTTAGCACATGCGATTGAATGTTATACAATGAAATATGCGCAGCCTATTACAGATGCGGTTGCATTAATGGCGATTGAGTATGCATCAAAATATATTTACCGCGCATTTGCAGACGGTGAAGATTTGGAAGCTCGTTACGGTATGGCACAAGCAGCAATGTTAGCAGGGCTATCTTATGGAAGTGAATCCGCAGGTGCTGCACATGCGATGAGTCAAACATTAGGCGGAATTATTCCGGTTGCCCATGGACAATGTGTTGCAGCTATGATGGGTCCAGTTATGGAATTTAACTGGAAAGGAAATCCTGAAAAGTTTGCACGTATTGCGCAAGCGGTAGGAATTAATACGCATGAATTATCGACTGAAGATGCAGCGAAAGCGGCAGTAAATTGGATGTATGATCTCGTAGAAAATCTAGAAATACCTACACTTGAAAAACAAGGTGTACCAGCTGATATGATTGAGCGCCTAGCCAAAGAAGCGATGAAAGACCCTCAAACGGTTGGGAACCCGCGTGACTTAACAGTAAAAGATTATGAATGGATATACAAAAGATGTTTTAATCTAGTTCCAAAAACTGTATAG